From a single Desulfoplanes formicivorans genomic region:
- a CDS encoding RelA/SpoT family protein, producing the protein MIRINEILDKVGLYLSPSEQGLIQKAYIFSASAHAGQIRLSGEPYLSHPLEVANILAGLQLDAPTISAGLLHDTIEDTVATREDLVEQFGEDVAKIVEGVTKISKMKFDSREEAQAENIRKMILAMADDIRVIMVKLADRLHNMRTLEFQKDIKQRLIAQETMDIYAPLANRLGLYILKIQLEDLSLRYQKPDIYNQIQEGLKQHQVAGQGYIDNVCTLIGKLLADNNVEGSVSGRIKHAYSIYHKMKTQKLTFDQIYDLIAFRAKVKTVKDCYTVLGLVHSLWKPVPGRFKDYISMPKANMYQSLHTTVIGPEGERIEIQIRTEEMHKLAEYGVAAHWIYKEGSRIKEKDADRFSWLRQILDWQGELKNPREFMSSLRFDLFQDEVYVFTPQGQVRELPEGATPVDFAYTIHTEVGNQCSGAKVNGRLVPLNTPLVNGDTVEIITTQGRHPSSDWLQFVKTAKARTRIKHWMRTEERARSISLAKEVLEKEGRKLGINFVKALKNGDLEPIAREMSLKTVDDLLSAVGYARITPKQLLHQLLPKEEMLPEKEAEKARELEAVRSREEKRLASDSIRVRGVEDVLVRFAQCCNPVPGDPIVGYISRGRGVTIHTQDCPNVANMEDERLLDVSWENSGHQRLPVKIKMKCKNQRGVLATVATRLSEEDVNIESGNFRSDIDGNTEILMTVQVRDTTHLYDTIDKLRKLPPVLEVIRRTTD; encoded by the coding sequence ATGATTCGAATCAATGAAATCCTGGACAAGGTCGGCCTGTATCTATCTCCTTCCGAGCAGGGCCTCATCCAGAAGGCGTATATTTTTTCTGCCTCGGCCCATGCCGGCCAGATCCGTTTGTCCGGGGAGCCCTATCTGTCCCATCCCCTGGAGGTGGCCAACATTCTGGCAGGTCTGCAGCTGGACGCTCCCACCATTTCCGCGGGGCTTTTGCATGATACCATTGAGGATACCGTGGCAACGCGCGAGGATCTCGTGGAACAGTTTGGCGAGGATGTGGCCAAGATCGTGGAAGGCGTGACCAAGATCAGCAAGATGAAGTTTGATTCACGGGAAGAGGCCCAGGCCGAGAACATCCGCAAGATGATTCTGGCCATGGCCGATGATATCCGGGTGATCATGGTCAAGCTTGCCGATCGTCTGCACAATATGCGGACCCTGGAGTTTCAAAAGGACATCAAGCAGCGACTCATTGCCCAGGAAACCATGGATATCTATGCCCCCCTGGCCAATCGTCTTGGTTTGTATATTCTCAAGATCCAGCTCGAGGATTTGAGTCTTCGGTATCAAAAGCCGGACATCTACAACCAGATTCAGGAGGGGCTCAAGCAACATCAGGTCGCCGGTCAGGGCTACATCGACAATGTGTGCACGCTCATTGGCAAGTTGCTGGCGGATAACAATGTTGAGGGGTCTGTTTCCGGAAGGATCAAGCATGCCTACAGCATTTACCACAAGATGAAGACCCAGAAACTGACCTTTGACCAGATCTACGACCTGATTGCCTTCAGGGCCAAGGTCAAGACGGTCAAGGATTGCTATACGGTTCTGGGGCTGGTCCATTCCCTGTGGAAACCCGTGCCCGGGAGATTCAAGGATTACATCTCCATGCCCAAGGCGAATATGTATCAGAGTCTGCATACCACGGTCATTGGTCCCGAAGGGGAACGGATCGAGATCCAGATCCGGACCGAAGAGATGCACAAGCTCGCCGAATATGGTGTTGCGGCTCACTGGATCTACAAGGAAGGTTCGAGGATCAAGGAAAAGGATGCGGACCGGTTTTCCTGGCTCCGGCAGATTCTGGACTGGCAGGGAGAGCTCAAGAATCCCAGGGAGTTCATGTCGTCCCTCAGGTTCGATCTTTTCCAGGACGAGGTCTACGTGTTCACCCCCCAGGGCCAGGTCAGGGAACTTCCCGAAGGCGCCACGCCCGTGGATTTTGCCTACACCATTCACACGGAAGTGGGCAACCAGTGTTCAGGAGCCAAGGTCAACGGACGGCTGGTTCCTTTGAATACGCCTCTGGTCAACGGGGACACCGTTGAAATCATCACCACGCAAGGTCGTCATCCCAGCAGCGACTGGCTGCAATTTGTGAAAACAGCCAAGGCCAGGACCCGGATCAAGCACTGGATGCGCACCGAGGAACGGGCCCGGTCCATTTCCCTGGCCAAAGAGGTCCTGGAAAAAGAGGGCCGCAAACTGGGTATCAATTTTGTCAAGGCCCTCAAGAACGGTGATCTCGAGCCCATTGCCCGGGAAATGTCCCTCAAGACGGTTGACGATCTTCTGTCTGCTGTTGGCTATGCCCGCATTACCCCCAAACAGCTCCTGCATCAGCTTCTTCCCAAGGAAGAGATGCTGCCGGAAAAGGAAGCGGAAAAAGCCAGGGAACTGGAAGCGGTACGATCCAGGGAAGAAAAACGTTTGGCTTCGGATTCCATCAGGGTACGTGGGGTCGAGGATGTTCTGGTACGGTTTGCCCAATGCTGCAACCCTGTTCCCGGAGATCCCATTGTCGGGTATATCAGCCGGGGCAGGGGGGTGACCATTCACACCCAGGATTGTCCCAACGTGGCCAACATGGAGGATGAACGACTCCTTGACGTCAGCTGGGAAAATTCCGGTCATCAGCGCTTGCCCGTCAAGATCAAGATGAAGTGCAAAAACCAGCGGGGGGTTCTGGCAACCGTGGCCACACGCCTTTCCGAGGAAGACGTGAATATTGAATCGGGAAACTTCAGGTCGGATATCGATGGCAACACAGAGATCCTTATGACCGTCCAGGTACGTGACACCACCCATCTTTATGACACTATTGATAAATTGAGAAAACTTCCCCCGGTGTTGGAGGTTATTCGCCGAACAACGGATTAG
- a CDS encoding peptide-binding protein — translation MRDICLVWPVIIVCLLMGCDSFESPPSISHGQHVAMAMDEIADEQAVPGGRIVLGSIGEPSNLIPPLASDGASHELAEYLYVALLRYNKNIELEPWAARSYEVLDGGQRLRFTLRDDIRWFDGQPLTTEDVEFTYKLMIDPETPTAYAENFKAIKSFNLIDKYTFEVTYDRPFARALLTWASLILPKHVLEKENLLDTPYSRNPMGAGPYRLKEWEPGRRIVLEANEDYFEGRPNIDTVVYRFIPDTTTMFMELKSGNLDMMNLSPQQYLYQTKGPLWEQGFAKYTYLSFSYAYLGYNLQRPLFADVRVRRAIAHAIDKEEIVKGVLLGQGQSTIGPYKPGTWVYNTSIRDYVHDPERARALLAQAGWKDRDGDGWLDKDGHAFRFTILTNQGNNLRIKAATIIQYRLKQIGIDVRIRTVEWATFIKEFVDKGRFDALILGWNILQDPDIYNVWHSSKAVPGGLNFVGYKNKELDALLDKGRRLMDPRERKPVYDRIQEILHRDQPYCFLYVPMSLPIVQKRFRGIEPAPAGITYNFNDWWIPKTLQLTR, via the coding sequence ATGAGAGATATATGTCTTGTTTGGCCAGTGATTATTGTTTGTCTGTTGATGGGATGTGATTCCTTTGAAAGTCCTCCCTCGATTTCCCATGGTCAGCATGTTGCAATGGCAATGGATGAAATTGCTGACGAACAGGCTGTTCCTGGCGGGCGGATTGTTCTCGGTTCCATTGGCGAACCCAGCAATCTCATCCCTCCCTTGGCCTCGGATGGTGCCTCCCATGAACTGGCCGAATATCTGTATGTGGCCTTGTTGCGCTACAACAAGAACATTGAGCTTGAGCCCTGGGCTGCCAGATCCTACGAGGTCCTGGATGGTGGTCAACGGCTCAGGTTCACCCTTCGCGATGATATTCGTTGGTTTGACGGGCAGCCCCTGACAACAGAAGATGTGGAATTCACCTACAAGCTGATGATCGATCCCGAGACCCCAACGGCCTATGCGGAAAATTTCAAGGCCATCAAGTCCTTTAACCTTATTGACAAGTATACCTTTGAGGTCACTTATGACAGGCCCTTTGCCCGGGCATTGCTCACCTGGGCGTCCCTTATCCTGCCCAAGCACGTGCTGGAAAAGGAGAACCTTCTTGATACACCCTATAGCAGAAACCCCATGGGCGCAGGGCCCTACAGGCTCAAGGAGTGGGAACCCGGCAGACGGATCGTGCTGGAAGCCAATGAGGATTATTTTGAGGGCAGGCCGAATATTGACACGGTGGTGTACCGTTTCATTCCGGATACGACCACCATGTTCATGGAACTCAAGTCCGGGAACCTGGACATGATGAACCTGTCGCCCCAGCAGTATCTTTACCAGACCAAAGGTCCCCTTTGGGAGCAGGGATTTGCCAAGTACACCTACCTTTCGTTCAGTTACGCCTATCTGGGGTACAATCTGCAACGGCCCCTGTTTGCCGATGTAAGGGTTCGACGGGCCATTGCCCATGCCATTGACAAGGAGGAAATTGTCAAGGGAGTGCTTCTTGGTCAGGGGCAGTCCACTATCGGACCCTACAAACCCGGCACATGGGTCTACAATACATCCATCAGGGATTATGTCCATGATCCCGAAAGGGCCAGAGCGCTTCTGGCCCAGGCAGGGTGGAAGGATCGGGATGGGGATGGCTGGCTGGACAAGGACGGTCACGCTTTCAGATTCACGATTCTTACCAATCAGGGCAACAACCTGCGCATCAAAGCCGCCACCATCATCCAGTATCGGCTCAAGCAGATCGGTATCGACGTCAGGATCCGAACCGTGGAGTGGGCCACGTTCATCAAGGAATTTGTGGACAAGGGGCGGTTTGATGCCCTGATTCTCGGGTGGAACATCCTCCAGGATCCGGATATCTACAATGTGTGGCATTCATCCAAGGCCGTGCCCGGAGGTCTCAATTTCGTGGGGTACAAGAACAAGGAACTGGATGCGCTTTTGGATAAGGGGCGAAGGCTCATGGACCCCAGGGAGCGCAAGCCCGTGTACGATCGCATCCAGGAAATCCTGCATCGTGATCAACCGTATTGTTTTCTCTACGTCCCCATGTCCCTGCCCATTGTCCAGAAACGGTTCAGGGGCATAGAGCCGGCGCCGGCAGGAATCACGTACAACTTCAATGACTGGTGGATCCCCAAGACCCTGCAGCTGACACGGTAA